From the Hordeum vulgare subsp. vulgare chromosome 1H, MorexV3_pseudomolecules_assembly, whole genome shotgun sequence genome, the window AAACACTCTGCTCCACTCTGTCAGAAGTATGACACTAGTTAGTTCACTGAAATTATGATTCTTAGGGTAAACCAATACTTGTCACAAACATCTTGGAATTCGCAAAATATTGCCAATTATGCATACTACTCCCttcgtacctaaataattgttgttgGGAAGAACTAGACTAGACTAGACTAGTTCTTCCcaacaacaattatttaggtacagggGGAGTAGTTCAGAGAAGGCACTTACTTCTCAAGCAACGAATACATCCTCTTCAAAGCTTCTTCACATGGAAGTTTTGGATCATCGACAAAGGATGTAGCCTTGTTCTCTAGTTTCACCAGGTCCTGATACTCAAAGGCGGCCTCTCTTAATGCATCAGTTTTGCTCTCTGGCCAATCGAAATGCTTTAGCACTGCTCTCTCATCAACCTAAAAAAAGGTTAATTGATCTTTTTAGTAGTTGACCATGTGCAGCCTAAGTACAATATCTAACATGGATAAATTAGTGGGGTCTTACCAAGAATGACAACTCTTCATCCAGCCAATGTACAAATGCAACAACATCATCGATATTCGCGAATCTTGCTGCTCGGACCTCACCCGCTAGGGACTCGACAAATTCTCCTTGTGTCTCCACATCAGCTTTGACCTGAAaattccatgtttttgacaataTTCGTCATAATGAGCTGATTATATTGAACTTATACCTACTGACTATAATGAGCGGCACTAATGATGGACGACATGGATTTGGCAGGATTTTTATGCAAGGTGGGTCATCTGAAGATACTTACAGCTAATAGGAATGTTGATCTGTTCTCAATCTCTCCAATCATGTTGCTTCTGTTATCAGAAACATTCGATGTTTTTGATCCCAAAGAGGTGGTGTCCTTCTTGGCTTCACGTTTCATGAGACTCTGATAGAACTCCACGACCTCCGGAGCACGGTGTACCTTGTCACCACCAGCAAGGCTCTTGGATAGAGAaccgggaggcggtggtggcggcggagggCCACCGGGTCTCcctggaggtggtggtggaggaggtgcaccTGGTGGGCGTGGCGGCATCGGTGGCCCACCACTTGCAGTATTCGTAGCTCCTGAAGCAGCGGCCGATGAAGTGGGAGGTGGACGGGGGACTCTTGGAGCTCTCTTCTCAATTTGGGCAAGCTTCAACTGGGTGACAGCCAGGGGGTTGTTCGGGATATCACTAGATTGCTCGCCGGATTCAGCATTGACTGCAGGGGCCTTCTTCTCCTTTATTTGAGCGAGTTTGGGGGGAAGTGCAGCTCTCGGGGAAGGAGCTAGAGCTGAACTATAGCCACCACCAAACCTTTGTGCTCTGGCTTGCTCGGCCTTCTCTTTTATCGCCTTCTCCCGTTCCGTCGCAAGCTTATGCCGGTCTTTGTAAGCGGGATACTTTTCATCAGCGAAGCCTTCAACATTCTTCGACATCAACTGGAATGAAGATGCAACATTTGCATCATCTATGTCACCGGATTCTTGATCCCTTTTTCCAAATGTTGTAATGGACATACCATCTCCTGCATTTCTGATCATGAGAGATTCCAGGGGGCCCTTTGGTTTCTGGCTCCTCTTCGGAGAGCTACTGGTCAGGGACCGCGATGACGGAGATGACAAATAGCTGCCATCATCCTTGCTCCTTCCCCACTTCTTGAGTTTCTGCATCAGGTTCGGCCTCTTGCTTAGGAAGCTGTATCTGCTGGAAGAGCTGTCGATCGAAGCGGTGTCGAAGTCTTCGCTTCTGGGGGAAGAAGGTGCCGAGGAGACACTGTCAAGGTCAGTGTCGCCCTGGCCTCGCTCAGACCCAAATTCGAGCATCATCTGTTTGGCCCTCTCCTGAGACTTTGGGCTGAGCTTCGTGCTGAGGTCGCGGGCAGAGATTTTGCCCGATGGTGTCTGGTAGTTGCGGAGCTCGAATCGCAGACAGGCGTTGACCCAACGCAGGTACACCAGCTCCTCTACTTCACTGAATCTGTTCATCTGTAGGCCTTCCACTTGCTTTGTGAGGTCCTCATTTGTATGTCTCAGGTTATTGATCTCCTCTCTTGCATGGGCAACTACATCACTCTGCATGATGATGATATGTCATACGTACATTATTGGAGAAGTATGTCATGAAAAAGTATTAAATACAGTCCAACACTGGCTAAAAATTAATTACTAGGTAGCATTCTTCCTTTGTAGAACTTCTGGAATTGTGATTTGGGTGATTGGGTCTGAATACTAACTCTCAGTATAGAAAAGCACCTCAGCTGATTGTTTGTTCTACTGAACAGGGAAGAAAATTGCGTTTATCCTGATACTAGAAAACTGTTCAATTTCTTGCCCAGATGATAATGTCGTGGTGAAAATCATGCTATCATGTTTAATCGTAAAGTCAAAACTTGCGGTCCTTCTGATGAATCTTATTGATTGATTTGTTTGTTTTTTTCTTAGGAAAAAAGCAATATAAAAGAGACTGCATATCATTAGGTCCTACCTTTTACAAGTGAAAACAAAAGCAGAATCCTAATTTTGAACTAGAGACAAACTAAGAGGATAGGCCTGTACACTATATGGATAGAGACAAATCCACAAACGTAGCAGAACCACTGCTAGTCTACCACAGAAGCTTGGACCGTCCAGGACCATGCAAATGATTAGGCTAAAAAAAATGTTGCTGAATATTCTTGTGTCATGTACTAAAATGCAAAAGGTTTTACAAACTTTGCAGATGAATAGTAACAGAAATAGAGTAGTGCTATACCTCTGTTATTTTTCCTTGTGCTGCATCCAGCTTCACCATGAGGTCCCTCTTCTCATACagcagctccttgttcttcctcctcagctcaagcacctccaccTCCAGGTTCTTGAGCTTCTTGAGCTTCTGTTCGATCTCGGCGTCcttcttggccacctcctcctccttggccctGAGCCCCATCACCTGTTGCTTGAGCAGCATCAGCTGGCCTTTGGTCTGGTTAGCCTCCATCTGTATCTGGCGCTGCAGCTCCTTGATCCTGCTCCTGGACGCGTCGAGCTCCTTCTTGGCGGCAGCGCCACGGGCAACATCCTCCTGCAGCTTCTTTCTCTCGGCCTGCAGCGAGCTGATGGTGATGTTGAGCATGTCGACCTCCACCGTCTTGATCTTGAGCTGCTTCTGCAGCTCGGACACGTCGGTCTCCTGCTCCTTGAGGCCGTAGTACTCGAGCAGCTCGCCCTCGAGCTTCACCTCccgctcctccagctccctcaccAGGCCGCGCAGCCGCTCCATCTCGGCGGCGTTGTTGGCCATGTGCGCGTTGTACCGGGACCGCTCAAACCTGTCGCCCGGTATCGGGATGTCGATCTCCCCGCCCAGGAGGCTCTCGATCTCCGAGAAcatgtcgtcctcatcgtcgtccacCGACGGGGCCGAGTTGATTATGCCGCTGATCGTCttgacctcttcctcctcctcttctttctccccCTGAAAGAATCAACAGTTGGGACACACAGAAGCGATTAACAACACGCACAACCGATAGTTCTTCTCTGTAAATCGCGCCACCGGCAGTGGATGCGTGTACATACATGTGCAGTACCCcgagccttctccttcttctttgcttGGCCATTGTCTGAAAGAAGCGATGCGGCAGAGCTTGAGCAAGAAATCCAGACGAAGTGTGTTGGAGAAGCagagatgcatgcatgcacatacATACCTTTGTTAGGAGGCCCCTTGCCTCGCTTAAGAGTGAACGCCGCGAAGGTTGCTAATACCACGAATCCGAGTCTCACAAGCATGACTCCGTGCACTCATCACTGTCCGTTCCGGCCTCGACCGGCGGGAGGTGGGCAGGGGCAGGGGCAGGCAGCTCTGGCTCTGCTCATCACAGACCAGCTGCAAGCAAAAGCAGAGTAGGAGGAGCAGCACGTGTGAATGGCCGTGGCCGGGGCTGCTAAACCTCCCTCATATCTTTGGCCTGCAGGAGCGGGCGAAGGAACACCACCGGAGGAACATGTGGATTGGATTGTCTATCTATGTTTATCTCTCAGCAAAGACAGGCTCGTGTAGCACAGGAggtctctttttcttttctctgtgTGTGTCCAATAGTGTGGCACTCGTTGGTAGCTGACAAATTCTTGATATGCTGATGGTACCAGGAGGTGGTGGCTGACAAAATCTTCATATGCTGATGATACACGAAACTGCGGAAGGCTTGTGGCTTTGGAAGAGAGTGGTAGGGCGTTGTTTGCTGTGCACAGAAATGGGTGGTGGCTGGTATGTCTGGGTGAGGGTGAAGGCGGGGTCCTAGTCTGGGTGATGGTGATATATCTGGATAGGGGAGACGCGGTGGATTATGATGAatttatgatgatgatgaggctcaCAGGATGGACCATGGCAGTGCTAGTACCCTCTCCTGGACTCTAATCTCAAGTTATTTTTATGTAAAGCAATACTATCAGGAAATTCACATGTGTTTTTTTTAATCCTTACAAGTGATTTTTTCTAGGGACCGATTTTACCTAAGGTGTATTTCAGAATCTCAAGTATGGCACTTGTCAGAAACTCTGTTATTTTGTCTTTGTTGGGAAGTCCTATGGAAAATCTGAGATACTCATCTTTTGATAAATTGAGCTGGGTCATTACTACTTAAGTGATTTAACCTGTGACAGCGAGATAGCATCCGTGTATATTTCCAAGGCCTGAAGTCTCTGATGATAGCACCCATTATCGGGTTCGTTCCGAATCCAGGTTAGAGACTTCCCGAACTCAGGTAACCCTACCCAACTGGGCTCCCATCACGCGGCTATTTAAAGAATAATTATCCTACTTTTCATTACATTTGTCCCCAACCAGAGAATAAGGATATTTATGTACTCTTTAACAAAAGGATGTTTCTGTACGATAAAATTGTTCCTTGCAGAATGCCTATACGGCGTGCTTATGCAGGCAGAGCTTTTACGGATCAAGCAACCACCAGCTATGTTTGTATAGAGCCTTGCGGATTCcccacaaaa encodes:
- the LOC123451403 gene encoding protein CHUP1, chloroplastic, which produces MLVRLGFVVLATFAAFTLKRGKGPPNKDNGQAKKKEKARGTAHGEKEEEEEEVKTISGIINSAPSVDDDEDDMFSEIESLLGGEIDIPIPGDRFERSRYNAHMANNAAEMERLRGLVRELEEREVKLEGELLEYYGLKEQETDVSELQKQLKIKTVEVDMLNITISSLQAERKKLQEDVARGAAAKKELDASRSRIKELQRQIQMEANQTKGQLMLLKQQVMGLRAKEEEVAKKDAEIEQKLKKLKNLEVEVLELRRKNKELLYEKRDLMVKLDAAQGKITESDVVAHAREEINNLRHTNEDLTKQVEGLQMNRFSEVEELVYLRWVNACLRFELRNYQTPSGKISARDLSTKLSPKSQERAKQMMLEFGSERGQGDTDLDSVSSAPSSPRSEDFDTASIDSSSSRYSFLSKRPNLMQKLKKWGRSKDDGSYLSSPSSRSLTSSSPKRSQKPKGPLESLMIRNAGDGMSITTFGKRDQESGDIDDANVASSFQLMSKNVEGFADEKYPAYKDRHKLATEREKAIKEKAEQARAQRFGGGYSSALAPSPRAALPPKLAQIKEKKAPAVNAESGEQSSDIPNNPLAVTQLKLAQIEKRAPRVPRPPPTSSAAASGATNTASGGPPMPPRPPGAPPPPPPPGRPGGPPPPPPPPGSLSKSLAGGDKVHRAPEVVEFYQSLMKREAKKDTTSLGSKTSNVSDNRSNMIGEIENRSTFLLAVKADVETQGEFVESLAGEVRAARFANIDDVVAFVHWLDEELSFLVDERAVLKHFDWPESKTDALREAAFEYQDLVKLENKATSFVDDPKLPCEEALKRMYSLLEKVEQSVYALLRTRDMTTARYKEYGIPVDWLSDSGKVGKIKLASVQLARKYMERVTSELDALQGTDKEPNREFLLLQGVRFAFRVHQFAGGFDADSMKVFEELRSKMSSTQAPAPPTSDT